The following are encoded in a window of Flavobacterium sp. WC2421 genomic DNA:
- a CDS encoding ATP-binding protein, protein MQFSQILGQEHIKNHLTKSADSGRIPHAQLFVGPEGSGTLPMAIAYAQYILCNNQNGENCGSNESCNLKFQKISHPDLHFAYPTVTTDAVKKSPKSLDFIADWRQFVLQNPYGGLFDWYAVLGVQNKQGEIRVDDAQEILKSLSLKSYEGGYKIMIVWMADKLNIAASNKLLKLLEEPPEKTVFILISENEEDIIQTIRSRCQILHFNGLSEPIIAEALVSREQVDPKLASKIAHQAQGNYNLALHLLRDDNDEFPFEQWFVTWVRAAFKAKGNAAAIQDLILWSEKIAGLGRETQKKFLEFCIEMFRQALLINYETPNLVYFEPKVDKFKLENFAPFVNGNNIHDIFKELSDAMYHVERNGNAKIILTDLSIKLTRLIHKK, encoded by the coding sequence ATGCAATTTTCTCAAATCTTAGGACAAGAACACATTAAAAACCATCTGACAAAAAGTGCTGATTCTGGTAGAATACCTCATGCACAATTATTTGTTGGTCCAGAAGGAAGTGGTACTTTACCTATGGCGATTGCTTATGCACAATACATTTTATGCAACAATCAAAATGGGGAGAACTGCGGTTCTAATGAATCTTGCAATCTGAAATTCCAAAAAATATCCCATCCTGATTTACACTTTGCTTATCCTACTGTAACCACAGATGCAGTAAAGAAAAGCCCAAAAAGCCTTGATTTTATTGCAGATTGGAGACAATTTGTTTTGCAAAATCCTTACGGAGGTCTTTTCGATTGGTATGCTGTTTTGGGAGTTCAAAACAAACAAGGTGAAATAAGAGTTGATGATGCTCAAGAAATTTTAAAGTCATTATCTTTAAAATCATACGAGGGCGGTTATAAAATTATGATTGTTTGGATGGCTGATAAATTAAATATTGCTGCCTCTAATAAACTATTGAAGTTACTAGAGGAGCCACCAGAAAAAACAGTATTTATTTTAATTTCTGAAAACGAAGAAGACATAATTCAAACCATACGTTCTCGATGCCAGATTTTGCATTTTAACGGTTTAAGCGAACCCATAATTGCAGAAGCATTGGTTTCTCGTGAACAAGTAGATCCAAAGTTAGCTTCAAAAATTGCCCATCAAGCACAAGGCAATTATAATCTTGCCTTACATTTATTACGTGATGACAATGATGAATTTCCATTTGAACAATGGTTTGTTACATGGGTGCGAGCTGCATTTAAAGCAAAAGGAAATGCCGCTGCTATTCAAGATTTAATTCTTTGGAGTGAAAAAATAGCTGGTTTAGGGAGAGAAACTCAGAAGAAATTTCTTGAGTTTTGTATCGAAATGTTCCGCCAGGCTTTATTGATTAACTATGAAACGCCCAATTTGGTTTATTTTGAGCCCAAAGTTGATAAATTTAAACTCGAGAATTTTGCTCCATTTGTCAATGGCAATAACATTCATGATATTTTCAAGGAACTTTCGGATGCCATGTATCACGTGGAACGCAACGGAAATGCAAAAATTATATTAACCGATTTATCTATTAAACTTACCCGCTTAATCCATAAAAAATAA
- a CDS encoding sensor histidine kinase translates to MKKTISFYALHFSLCLAFMVLPYAFTSSGTVLSLPDLVSNGHDRIYFLIYFLLLIFFYLNYYYLIPKVYFSNKLILYFSIIIFFLVFFLFISKFFDHPERNFLDFGQGIHPKDGFLPPKYMGTPPLMEGGPPTQYGHTILVYLIGVISSLLFAINIRLQKVEKDKMKSELSFLKAQINPHFLFNTLNSIYALAIKKDDKTADAVVQLSELMRYIITNANDDVIALDKEINYINNFIQLQKTRLGNTVQVDYSIEGNTYGKCVTPLILISFIENAFKHGVNPNEDSQIAIQITIINDYLTLFVSNNKVQSKKSDSGIGLQNTIERLSLLYPNNHVLTIDDNLKKYSVTLTIKVG, encoded by the coding sequence ATGAAAAAAACGATTTCTTTTTACGCATTGCATTTTAGTCTATGTCTTGCATTCATGGTTTTGCCCTATGCATTTACTTCATCGGGAACCGTTTTAAGCTTGCCAGATTTGGTAAGTAATGGTCATGATAGAATTTATTTTCTAATTTATTTTTTGTTGCTTATTTTCTTTTACCTCAATTATTATTATTTGATCCCTAAGGTTTATTTTTCAAATAAACTGATTCTATACTTTTCAATAATTATCTTTTTTTTAGTTTTTTTTCTTTTTATTTCTAAATTTTTTGACCATCCAGAACGTAACTTTCTTGATTTCGGGCAGGGAATTCATCCTAAAGATGGTTTTCTACCACCAAAATATATGGGGACGCCGCCTTTGATGGAGGGCGGGCCACCTACTCAATATGGTCATACGATTTTAGTCTATTTGATTGGGGTAATTTCCAGTTTGTTATTTGCGATTAATATTCGTTTACAAAAAGTAGAAAAAGATAAAATGAAATCGGAATTGTCTTTTTTGAAAGCACAAATTAACCCCCATTTTTTGTTTAATACCTTGAACAGTATTTATGCTTTAGCTATTAAAAAAGATGATAAAACGGCTGATGCTGTTGTGCAATTATCAGAACTCATGCGTTACATAATTACAAATGCAAATGATGATGTAATTGCTTTGGACAAGGAAATAAACTACATCAATAACTTTATTCAACTCCAAAAAACGCGTTTAGGTAATACCGTACAGGTTGATTATTCAATCGAAGGAAATACATATGGAAAATGTGTTACACCACTTATCTTGATTTCATTTATAGAAAATGCTTTTAAACATGGTGTTAATCCAAATGAAGACTCACAGATTGCTATACAAATTACTATTATTAATGATTATTTGACTTTATTTGTTTCCAATAATAAAGTACAATCAAAAAAATCAGACAGTGGCATTGGATTGCAAAATACAATAGAAAGATTGTCCCTTTTGTACCCTAATAATCATGTTTTGACAATTGATGATAACCTCAAAAAATATAGTGTAACTTTAACTATCAAAGTAGGATGA
- a CDS encoding LytR/AlgR family response regulator transcription factor, whose protein sequence is MIKAIALDDEPLALDILQSFCNDIEYIDLQKTFAKSEDAFKYLKKYPVDLLFLDINMPSISGIDFYKKLPNKVMVIFTTAHSEYAVEGFTLSATDYILKPFSFPRFEQAVEKAYSQWKLQNQDPEKLYLFIRADYSLNKILISDILYVEGLDDYLKIHLENQKTIVARMTLKALLQKLPVPEFIRVHRSYIVPISKIEKVRNKIIYINQEEIPVSASYELAFFTAIHKE, encoded by the coding sequence ATGATTAAAGCCATTGCTCTTGATGACGAACCTTTAGCACTCGATATATTGCAAAGTTTTTGCAACGATATTGAGTATATTGATTTGCAAAAAACATTTGCAAAATCGGAAGATGCTTTTAAATATTTAAAAAAGTATCCAGTTGATTTATTGTTTTTAGATATCAATATGCCGTCCATTTCGGGGATTGATTTTTATAAAAAGTTACCAAATAAAGTGATGGTAATTTTTACAACTGCTCATTCTGAATATGCAGTCGAAGGATTTACTTTAAGTGCTACTGATTATATTTTGAAACCTTTTTCTTTTCCAAGATTCGAACAAGCGGTTGAAAAAGCATACTCACAATGGAAATTGCAAAATCAAGATCCTGAAAAACTATATCTTTTTATTCGGGCTGATTACAGTTTAAATAAAATTCTTATTTCTGATATTTTATATGTAGAAGGATTAGACGATTACTTGAAAATTCACTTAGAAAATCAAAAGACAATTGTGGCCAGAATGACTTTGAAAGCACTACTCCAAAAATTGCCTGTACCTGAATTTATAAGAGTGCACCGTTCTTATATTGTCCCTATTTCTAAAATTGAAAAAGTAAGAAATAAGATAATTTACATCAATCAGGAGGAAATTCCTGTAAGTGCCAGTTATGAATTGGCTTTTTTTACTGCAATTCATAAGGAATAA
- a CDS encoding intradiol ring-cleavage dioxygenase, which translates to MERKQFLKGLGFAGLGALTIPVIKACSSNNTNASTSDTTQATDTSGSTSTSSCSVTSSETAGPFPTKSPSSLVATNIVSDRTGIGFTINITINNTNASCAALAGAIVDIWHCDKDGYYSEYGGTGMQSADFTSVHFLRGRQTTNANGKVSFTSVFPGWYSGRATHIHVHVYNSSGTSLLVTQIAFPEGSNSAVVLVNTSSANGYTKGMSGYTYNSSDNVFSDGVANELSTVTGSVAEGFVLEHAINVAG; encoded by the coding sequence ATGGAAAGAAAGCAATTTTTAAAAGGATTGGGATTTGCAGGTTTAGGCGCTTTGACTATTCCAGTAATCAAAGCTTGTAGCAGTAATAATACTAATGCATCAACATCTGACACAACCCAAGCAACCGATACTAGCGGATCAACTTCTACAAGTAGTTGTTCTGTTACTTCATCTGAAACAGCAGGGCCGTTTCCTACAAAATCACCTTCTTCATTGGTTGCTACAAACATTGTTAGTGATAGAACTGGCATTGGATTTACAATCAACATAACAATCAACAATACAAATGCCAGTTGTGCTGCTTTGGCTGGAGCAATTGTAGACATTTGGCATTGTGATAAGGATGGGTATTATTCAGAATATGGAGGAACAGGAATGCAATCAGCTGACTTTACTTCGGTTCATTTTTTAAGAGGAAGACAAACCACAAACGCAAATGGTAAAGTTAGTTTTACTTCTGTTTTCCCAGGATGGTATAGCGGTAGAGCTACACACATACATGTCCATGTTTATAACTCTTCAGGAACTTCTTTACTAGTTACTCAAATTGCGTTTCCTGAAGGGTCAAATAGCGCCGTAGTTTTGGTAAATACTTCATCTGCCAATGGCTATACAAAAGGGATGTCAGGTTATACATATAACAGTTCTGATAATGTTTTTTCGGATGGAGTGGCCAATGAATTGTCAACAGTTACAGGAAGTGTTGCTGAAGGTTTTGTGCTTGAGCATGCTATAAATGTTGCTGGTTAA
- a CDS encoding pirin family protein: MKEQSQAQIYKSELRGLLISDGDNCLSTFNFGTYYDDFRKPFGLLHVLNEEILLPQHCSKTSIETDTEIIILPLFGGVEYKDSLGNEDFIRVEQIRSFSAEKGMSFELFNPYGVENVSYLQIWIKSGKQDSKTGFKQFDFDLNQKNQLISLFKTANSFGFIGNYEGRIEGLYQLKNKSNGVFIFVISGAFEIDNRLLESRDGLHLLKTDFFEWEALSENALFLLLEIPLDKELIYE; encoded by the coding sequence ATGAAGGAACAAAGTCAAGCTCAAATATACAAATCGGAATTAAGAGGACTTTTAATTTCAGATGGGGATAATTGTCTGTCTACTTTCAATTTTGGTACTTATTATGATGACTTTAGAAAACCGTTTGGCTTATTACACGTTTTAAATGAAGAAATTCTTTTGCCTCAACATTGTTCTAAAACAAGTATAGAAACGGATACTGAAATAATTATTTTACCATTATTTGGAGGTGTTGAATACAAAGACAGTCTAGGAAACGAGGATTTCATTAGAGTCGAACAAATAAGGAGTTTTTCTGCTGAAAAAGGAATGTCATTTGAGCTTTTTAATCCTTATGGAGTGGAGAATGTTAGTTATTTACAAATTTGGATTAAGTCCGGAAAACAGGATTCAAAAACTGGGTTCAAACAATTTGATTTTGATTTGAACCAAAAAAACCAATTGATTTCATTATTCAAAACTGCAAATAGTTTTGGTTTTATTGGAAATTATGAAGGTAGGATCGAAGGACTTTATCAGTTGAAAAACAAATCAAATGGCGTTTTCATTTTTGTGATTAGTGGCGCATTCGAAATTGATAATCGATTGTTGGAATCCAGAGACGGATTGCATTTGCTAAAAACAGATTTTTTTGAATGGGAAGCATTATCCGAAAATGCTCTTTTTTTGCTGTTAGAAATACCATTAGATAAAGAACTGATTTATGAATAA
- the pgk gene encoding phosphoglycerate kinase: MKTLNDFDFKNKKAIIRVDFNVPLDENFNVTDATRIEAAKPTIDTILAQGGSVILMSHLGRPKGVEEKYSLKHILKTASDILGVPVQFTSNCIGEEAKNAAANLKAGEVLLLENLRFHAEEEAGDVAFAKELASLGDIYVNDAFGTAHRAHASTTIIAQFFPTEKCFGALLAKEIESLNKVLKNSEKPVTAVLGGSKVSSKITVIENILDKVDHMIIGGGMTFTFVKALGGKIGESICEDDKQELALEILRLAKEKGVQIHIPVDVVAADDFSNTANTKIVDVREIPDGWQGLDAGPKSLENFKKVILESKTILWNGPLGVFEMESFANGTIELGNFIAEATENGAFSLVGGGDSVAAVKQFGFEHKVSYVSTGGGAMLEMLEGKVLPGIAAILD, encoded by the coding sequence ATGAAGACTTTAAACGATTTTGATTTCAAAAATAAAAAAGCAATAATACGCGTTGATTTTAACGTGCCTTTGGACGAAAATTTTAATGTGACTGATGCTACTCGTATCGAAGCAGCAAAACCTACAATTGATACTATTCTTGCTCAAGGTGGAAGTGTAATCTTGATGTCACACTTAGGAAGACCTAAAGGAGTTGAAGAAAAATATTCTTTGAAACATATATTAAAAACAGCTTCAGATATTCTTGGAGTTCCAGTTCAATTTACTTCAAATTGTATTGGTGAAGAAGCGAAGAACGCTGCTGCAAACTTAAAAGCAGGAGAAGTTTTATTATTAGAAAATCTACGTTTTCATGCTGAGGAAGAAGCTGGAGATGTTGCTTTTGCAAAAGAATTAGCTTCACTTGGAGATATTTATGTAAATGATGCTTTTGGAACAGCACACAGAGCACATGCTTCAACAACAATTATTGCACAATTTTTCCCAACAGAAAAATGTTTTGGAGCATTATTAGCAAAAGAAATTGAAAGCTTAAATAAAGTTTTAAAGAACAGTGAAAAACCAGTAACAGCAGTTCTTGGAGGTTCTAAAGTTTCTTCTAAAATTACAGTTATCGAGAATATTCTTGACAAAGTAGACCATATGATTATTGGTGGTGGAATGACTTTTACTTTTGTTAAAGCATTAGGAGGAAAAATTGGAGAATCTATTTGTGAAGATGACAAACAAGAATTAGCATTAGAAATCTTGAGATTGGCTAAGGAAAAAGGAGTTCAAATTCATATTCCTGTAGATGTAGTTGCTGCGGATGATTTTTCAAATACAGCAAATACTAAAATTGTGGATGTAAGAGAAATTCCTGATGGATGGCAAGGTCTTGATGCAGGTCCAAAATCATTGGAAAACTTCAAAAAAGTAATATTAGAATCTAAAACGATTCTTTGGAACGGACCTTTAGGTGTTTTTGAAATGGAAAGTTTTGCTAATGGAACTATCGAATTAGGAAACTTTATTGCAGAAGCTACAGAAAATGGTGCTTTTTCACTTGTAGGTGGAGGAGATTCAGTTGCAGCAGTAAAACAATTTGGTTTTGAACATAAAGTAAGTTACGTATCAACAGGTGGTGGTGCAATGTTAGAAATGCTTGAAGGTAAAGTATTGCCAGGAATAGCTGCAATTCTAGATTAA
- a CDS encoding LysM peptidoglycan-binding domain-containing protein, with protein sequence MNIKNTTIAFLLLLSIPLFSQEVAESKGIVVIENNLSYLDSIKKTFVNDEMASCVDSLWMKELTNLDLYNDITNDIENINIDEKVDYELPTELLKSRLEAMNAKSPFRIEYNESLENVIRSFLKYRKKSFEKLMAISDYYFPMFEEAFAKKNVPLEIKYLAVVESALNPRAVSRVGATGLWQFMYQTGKQYNLKIDSYIDERSDPLKATAAAAQYMSNMYGIFGDWELVLASYNSGPGNVSKAIRRSGGKQNYWNIRKNLPKETQGYVPAFLATMYLYEYHNEHGIRPDKALVQRFETDTILMKKQMSFKQVSDLLDVPVTQLQLLNPSYKLNVIPFYGDENHYLRLPKEKIALFTSNEDRIYAYVQHELDGREKPFQNSRAIVSKEENTDGRTQTITHTITKYYKVKRGDNLGNIADKYDVAVTDLKKWNKLRSNTISYGKSLKIISTESIVKVMKKEPEVAPISRETILENQRIASMKLKIKKEVKSDSLSPNNTSFYVVQKGDNLNVIAEKNNVSIADIKEWNHLSASTIQPGKSLQVSATIVEETKEEVVAITPEPAALKDINYTVLKGDNLSIISRKFGTAIADLKEWNNLSNQNIAVGSSLIVAKNEVAITTDNATASSFKKKDNYSKASVNKAIDYYVQKGDSLYSISKKYPGVSVSDLKKWNDIRTEGIKPGMKLKING encoded by the coding sequence ATGAATATAAAAAATACCACAATAGCATTTTTACTATTGCTATCGATTCCTTTGTTTTCGCAAGAAGTTGCTGAAAGCAAAGGAATTGTTGTTATAGAAAACAATTTATCTTATCTCGATTCTATCAAAAAAACCTTTGTCAATGATGAAATGGCGTCTTGTGTAGATAGTTTATGGATGAAAGAATTGACAAATCTTGATTTGTATAATGACATTACAAATGATATTGAAAACATAAATATTGATGAAAAAGTAGATTATGAATTGCCAACTGAATTGTTGAAATCGCGATTGGAGGCCATGAATGCAAAATCTCCTTTTAGAATTGAATACAATGAGAGTCTTGAAAATGTAATTCGGTCTTTTCTAAAGTACAGAAAAAAATCATTTGAAAAGTTGATGGCTATTTCGGATTATTATTTCCCCATGTTTGAAGAGGCTTTTGCGAAAAAAAATGTCCCGTTGGAAATCAAATATTTAGCAGTGGTTGAATCGGCATTAAACCCAAGAGCCGTTTCAAGAGTAGGAGCAACGGGTTTATGGCAGTTTATGTATCAAACAGGAAAACAGTACAATCTAAAAATTGATTCTTATATCGATGAGCGCAGTGATCCTCTAAAAGCGACTGCTGCAGCAGCACAATACATGTCTAATATGTATGGCATTTTTGGCGATTGGGAGCTGGTATTAGCTTCTTATAATTCTGGTCCAGGGAATGTTTCTAAAGCAATACGAAGATCAGGAGGAAAACAAAACTATTGGAACATTCGAAAAAACCTTCCTAAAGAAACACAAGGGTATGTTCCTGCTTTTTTAGCAACTATGTATCTTTATGAATACCACAATGAACATGGAATCAGACCTGATAAAGCGCTAGTGCAGCGTTTTGAAACGGATACCATTTTAATGAAAAAACAAATGTCCTTTAAACAAGTTTCTGATTTATTGGATGTGCCTGTCACTCAACTTCAATTGTTAAACCCGTCTTATAAGTTAAATGTAATTCCTTTTTATGGAGATGAAAACCATTATTTAAGATTACCCAAAGAAAAGATTGCACTATTTACTTCAAATGAAGATAGAATATATGCCTATGTTCAACACGAATTAGATGGTAGAGAAAAACCTTTTCAAAACTCAAGAGCAATTGTTTCTAAAGAAGAAAATACAGATGGAAGAACTCAAACAATTACACATACAATAACCAAATATTATAAGGTAAAACGTGGAGATAATTTAGGTAATATTGCTGATAAATATGATGTCGCTGTAACTGATTTAAAAAAATGGAATAAACTAAGAAGCAATACCATTTCCTATGGTAAAAGTTTAAAAATTATCTCAACAGAAAGCATTGTAAAAGTAATGAAGAAAGAACCTGAAGTAGCACCAATTTCAAGAGAAACTATTTTAGAAAACCAAAGAATTGCTTCCATGAAATTAAAAATTAAAAAAGAAGTAAAATCGGATAGTTTATCACCTAATAATACTTCTTTTTATGTTGTTCAAAAAGGGGATAATTTAAATGTGATTGCTGAAAAAAATAATGTTTCGATTGCAGATATTAAAGAATGGAATCATCTTTCAGCATCCACAATTCAACCTGGAAAATCACTACAAGTCTCGGCTACTATAGTAGAAGAAACCAAAGAAGAGGTAGTCGCAATTACACCAGAACCAGCAGCGTTAAAAGACATTAATTATACGGTTCTAAAAGGGGATAATCTTAGTATTATTTCAAGAAAATTTGGAACAGCAATAGCTGATTTAAAAGAATGGAATAATTTATCGAATCAAAATATAGCTGTTGGAAGTTCTTTGATTGTGGCCAAAAATGAAGTAGCCATTACTACCGATAATGCAACAGCAAGTTCGTTTAAGAAAAAAGATAATTATTCGAAAGCTTCAGTAAACAAAGCAATTGATTATTATGTTCAAAAAGGGGACTCTTTGTATAGCATTTCAAAAAAATATCCAGGAGTATCCGTCTCAGATCTTAAAAAATGGAATGATATTCGCACTGAAGGGATTAAACCAGGAATGAAATTGAAAATTAATGGATAA
- a CDS encoding DUF1080 domain-containing protein gives MNDWYGFTKNDTERIAPSQVYEFTEGMIRMYGDNIGYLMTNASYENFELSLEFRWNMDEKYKRDTGKKNSGVMYNIPSDAPDHIWPQGIQFQIKENSTGDFVFLDNIKAKVNGIFIDAGASVVSPKFDSNENPYGQWNKILILSYNGKCTQYLNGKLVNECIEASSNEGKISLNYEGSPIDFKNIKLNYIRKL, from the coding sequence ATGAATGACTGGTATGGATTTACAAAAAACGATACAGAAAGAATTGCTCCTTCACAGGTATATGAGTTCACAGAAGGTATGATACGAATGTATGGTGACAACATCGGTTATTTAATGACAAATGCATCCTATGAAAATTTTGAACTAAGTTTAGAGTTCCGATGGAATATGGATGAAAAATATAAAAGAGACACAGGCAAAAAAAATAGTGGTGTGATGTACAATATTCCTTCAGATGCACCCGATCATATTTGGCCACAAGGAATACAATTTCAAATAAAAGAGAATAGTACTGGCGATTTTGTTTTTTTAGATAATATAAAAGCAAAAGTAAATGGTATATTTATTGATGCTGGTGCAAGTGTAGTTTCTCCTAAATTTGATAGTAACGAGAACCCTTATGGACAATGGAATAAAATACTAATTTTATCGTACAATGGGAAATGCACTCAATATTTGAATGGAAAGTTAGTAAATGAATGTATTGAGGCATCATCTAATGAAGGTAAAATTTCTTTAAATTATGAAGGTTCACCAATTGATTTTAAAAATATTAAGTTGAATTACATTCGTAAATTATAA
- a CDS encoding DUF4837 family protein: MNKSLILFSLILILIVSCKKKDDAIPRKTTGAINTISVIIDDQLWNGEVGDSVRNKFASPVIGLPQEEPLFTINQYPVKLMEGFMTDSRNIIVIKKGEKNNFEINKDQYASPQNVFHISGKTGGDIIAIIQKHSPEIIKLIRKTEIEECQRINKKSLLDPKIITDKFHINLEVPTSYQYVIQQENFIWLKKEIISGNTSLLLYQVPINALKKGNNLVTSIISMRDSIGGLYIHGKEPNTDLITEEAYAPYFFKIKLDGKVAYETKGTWELKNDFMSGPFINYAIIDEEHNRVLVLEGFSYSPSKEKRDLMHELESIIKSVKIIK; the protein is encoded by the coding sequence ATGAATAAAAGTCTTATCTTATTTTCCTTAATTCTCATTCTAATTGTTTCTTGCAAAAAGAAAGACGATGCAATTCCACGTAAAACAACAGGAGCAATAAATACTATTTCAGTAATTATTGATGATCAATTATGGAATGGTGAAGTAGGTGACAGTGTCAGAAATAAGTTTGCTTCACCAGTTATTGGACTGCCACAAGAAGAACCTCTTTTTACTATAAATCAATATCCAGTTAAACTAATGGAGGGATTTATGACGGACAGTCGCAATATTATCGTTATAAAAAAAGGCGAAAAAAATAACTTTGAAATAAATAAAGACCAATATGCTTCACCTCAAAATGTATTCCATATTTCTGGTAAAACGGGAGGAGATATTATTGCAATTATTCAAAAGCACAGCCCGGAAATAATCAAACTAATTCGTAAAACTGAAATTGAAGAATGTCAAAGGATAAATAAAAAATCACTACTAGACCCTAAAATAATTACTGATAAATTCCATATAAATTTAGAGGTTCCTACCAGTTATCAATACGTAATACAACAGGAAAACTTTATATGGTTGAAAAAAGAAATTATAAGTGGAAATACAAGTTTGTTACTTTATCAAGTTCCTATAAATGCACTTAAGAAAGGAAATAACCTAGTTACAAGTATCATAAGTATGCGCGATTCTATTGGAGGATTGTACATTCATGGAAAAGAACCCAATACGGATTTAATTACTGAGGAAGCGTATGCACCATATTTTTTCAAGATAAAACTAGACGGCAAAGTAGCTTATGAAACAAAGGGAACATGGGAATTGAAGAATGATTTTATGTCGGGTCCCTTTATTAATTATGCGATTATAGATGAAGAACACAACAGAGTTTTAGTTTTGGAAGGATTTAGTTACTCCCCTTCAAAAGAAAAAAGAGATCTAATGCACGAGTTGGAGTCTATTATTAAATCAGTTAAAATTATTAAATAA
- a CDS encoding GNAT family N-acetyltransferase yields MTIEWKIKPFDALSVHELYDLLKLRSEIFVVEQNCVYLDLDGKDKIALHLFAEYDGKIVAHARLFKAGISFDNASIGRVVVDANYRDRKWGHDLMREAIAGIKQHFNQSKITIGAQLYLKKFYESHGFVQTSEMYLEDDIPHIEMTKD; encoded by the coding sequence ATGACAATAGAATGGAAAATAAAGCCTTTTGACGCACTTTCAGTTCATGAGCTATATGATTTACTAAAATTAAGAAGTGAGATCTTTGTAGTGGAGCAAAACTGTGTTTATTTGGACCTTGACGGCAAGGATAAGATTGCATTGCATCTTTTTGCGGAATATGATGGTAAAATTGTGGCACACGCTCGCCTTTTTAAAGCAGGAATTAGTTTTGATAATGCTTCAATAGGTAGAGTAGTTGTAGATGCAAATTATCGCGACAGAAAATGGGGGCATGATTTAATGCGAGAAGCAATTGCTGGAATTAAACAACACTTTAACCAAAGTAAAATTACGATTGGTGCTCAATTGTATTTAAAAAAATTTTATGAAAGTCATGGATTTGTTCAAACGAGTGAAATGTATTTAGAGGATGATATTCCACATATTGAGATGACAAAGGATTAA